The nucleotide sequence CGCGGCGTCATGATCGAATGGGATGGCCAGGGCCTGACACATTACGAGGAGCCGGAGGCCGGTATGATCCTGGTCGGGCGTCGTCGATCAGTTCGAGCATAGCAACACCGACAGTAATTGGGCCACAGCCTCGGACAAGAAAGAAGAAGGCGCCTCGGCGTTGGGCAGCCAGGTCCGGATGAAGAGGAGCTTGCAATGGTGGCGATCGGATTCATCGGTTTGGGCGTGATGGGCGAGCCGATCTGTCGGAACGTGGCGCTGAAGTCCGGCACCACGGTGCTTGGCTTCGATCGAGCGGATGCGCCGCTGCAGCGCCTCGCTGCGGTCGGCGTCATCAGGGCCGCATCGCTGGCGGAGCTGGCGCGCGAGGCGGATGTGATCTTCATGGCGTTGCCGAGCGGCAAGCACGTCCAGGCCGTGTGCGACGGCGATGACGGCCTGCTCCGCCACGCGCAGGCGCGTCACACCATCGTGGACCTCGGCACCTCGCCCGTGCAGGCCACCCGGGAGCTGGCCGCGCGTTTCGCGGCCAAGGGCGCCGCCTACGCCGATGCGCCGATCGCCCGCACGCGGCAGGCGGCCGAGGACGGCACGCTGAGCGTGATGGTGGGCGCGGACGCGGCGACGTTCGAGCGGCTGCGGCCGCTGATCGCGATGTTCGCGACCGACATCACCCATTGCGGCGGCGTCGGCGCCGGCCAGGTCGTGAAGATCCTCAACAACATGGTGCTGATGCAGACCGTGGTGGCGCTCGGCGAGGCACTGGAGACCGCCAAGCGCGCGGGCCTCGATCCCACGCTGCTGTTCGAGACTCTTGCGAAGGGCTCGGCCGACAGCTTCGCGCTGCGCAACCACGGCATGAAGGCGATGCTGCCCGACACATACCCGGAGCGCGCCTTTTCCACCGAATATGCGCGTAAGGACATCGGCTATGCGCTGGATCTCGCCAGGTCTGTGCAGATCGATCTGCCGGGCGCGGAGCTTGCGGACCGACGGCTTGGAGAGGCGATCGAGGCGGGGTATCGCGATCTGTATTGGCCGGTGCTGGCGCGCGTGATCGCGGCGTCATGGACGGAGTGAGCTGGGCATCGGGCTTTGTTGGCGTGCCCCTTTCGGAAACGGTCGAGCTTCTTGCCGCATAGCCATCCGTCGCTAGAATTGCGCATGTTCACAAATGTAAAGAACTTGCTCGGAGCCGAGATGATCCGCGATGGCGGATCTCTTGCCGTGTCGTTCTGCGACGAACGTAACGCGGAGTGGATCGTTTTCCTGCCGCTTCGGTCGATCGATCACGGAAATCGAATGGAGAGACTCGGCTTCGATGAACCCTTGCTGATCGACGCATCCCCTGAAAACCGTCCGGCGGACAGCCCAGGCATTCGATACAGCAAGCTGTCTGGGCCCAACCACACTCTGAACTGGGTGGAGGCTCAAGCCTTGGCAATGGAGTTCGCCGCGCGTTCCGCTGAGTTAGATCAGCGGGCAGCGCAATACCTGAAGATGCTGTGCTTTGCCATCGATCGGCAAGGCGAGTTGCCGCCAGGCATGGATCGTTTTCTTAGAAATGGAAGGTAGAAGCGGCGACACGACCAGCGGCTCAGACCGTGCCGCTTGCCTTATCGGGATATCACGCAGTGTGGGACCCCGCGTTCGTGAGAACGACACCGTTGGCTGCAGGTGAGCAAGCTGCCCTCCACCGTCATTGCGAGGAGCGAAGCGACGAAGCAATCCAGGGCGGCGCCCGGAGCCCTGGATTGCTTCGCTGCGCTCGCAATGACGGTGGAGCTATCAGCATGGCTCACATGCGCCGACTGCCCGTCGTGCCAGTCTGTCGCAGCATTTCCGCTTGCACCGTCGAGGCTGGGCAAGAATCTCGGGCGTTTTGCGTGGCGGGATGTACGATTCGGCTTATGACGAATCGCCCGTTCAAGAGCGGTGAGAGCCGCGAGCAAGCCAGCCTGTTTCCACCGCGGATCGAGGATTACGTATCTGCGGACAATCCGGTTCGTGCGATCGATGGCTATGTCGATGCGCTCGACCTTGCCAAGCTTGGATTTCGGCACGCCGACCGGCGCGCGGCGGGAGCGGGACAGCCGCCATACGCCCCGTCCGATCTGCTGAAGCTGTACCTGTATGGCTATATCAACCAGATCCGGTCATCACGCCGGCTGGAGCGTGAAGCCTGCCGCAATCTGGAACTGATCTGGCTGCTGAAGTCTCTCAAGCCCGGCTACCGGACGATCGCCAATTTCCGCAAGGAGAACTGGGCGGCCCTGAAGGCCGCGAACCGCAGTTTCGTGCTGCTGCTTCGCGAACTCGATCTGATCGGCGGGACCCTGGTCGCGGTCGACGGGGCGCTATTCCACGGCAATGCCAGCAAGGACAGCATCTTCACGCGCGGGAAGCTCGCCAAACAGATCGCCAAGCTCGATGAGGAGATCGAGGCGTACGGCAAGTCCCTCGACACCAACGATGCAGCAGAAGCCAAGCGGCCCGACAACGGCAAGGATGGCAATGGCGGCGGCGATGTCGGGGACAGGATCAAGGAACTGATGGCGCGGCGTGAGCGCGCTCAGTCCGATCTGGAGAACCTTGACAAAAACGACAAGGGACAGGTGTCGAAGACCGACCCCGATGCGCGGCTGCTGAGCAAGGGCGATCAGACGATTGCAGGCTACAACGTCCAGAGCGTCGTTGACGACAAGAACAAGCTGATCGTCGCCAGCGAGGTCGTCAATCGCAGCGATGTCCGACACCTGCATATGATGGCGATAGCGGCCAAGGAGAACCTGGAGGTCTCGTCGCTGCAGATATTGGCCGATGTCGGCTACTACAACAGCGAGGATATCAAGGCTTGCGAGGATGATGGCATCACCGCCTATGTCCCGCTGCATCACGGCAATGGCAAGAAGCACACGCGCTTCACGCGAGCTGACTTCACCTACGATTCCGCAACCGACACCTACCGGTGTCCCGCAGGCCAGGCGCTGCATCCCACGAAGAAGCTCTGGAAGAATACGAGCGGCAGAATGGAACGCCGTTACCTGGGCTCAGTGCCGACCTGCAGCGTCTGCCCCCTCAAGGCGTCTTGCCTCTCCGCGAAGGCCAAAAGCCGCAACGTCTCTCGGTGGGAGCACGAGGAGGTGCTGGATCGTCACCGCCAGAGAATGGCGAGCGAACAGGCTGGCCAGCTGATGCGTCGCCGCTCAGCCCTCGTCGAACATCCGTTCGGCACACTCAAGTGCCGCGCCGGGTATCAGCATTTCCTCGTCCGCAGCTTCGACAAGGTTCGCGGGGAATGGAGCCTCATGGCGCTCTCTTACAACTTTAGCCGCGTCCTCAACATTCTCGGCCTGAACGACTTCCTCGCCCGCATCACCGCGTGGGCTATTGCAGCTCAACACGCCGCCTCTGCCGAGGCCAACGCCGCACGAGAGGCGATTCCGCTTGCCTTGATACGAAACTGGACGATGATACGGCTATGGCTCGAAGTCGCACCGCGCCGAGCCCTCCTAGCCTCCTAATTTGGATTCTTGCCCAGCCTCGTCGGGCAAATCAGCTGCACATTTCCGCGCGTCCCTGCTGCCGCATGAGGGGCGTGTCGCGACCGTCACGAGACGTTGGCAGTGGGATGCGATGGGCGTGTATCGGCGCAGCGTGAGCTAATCGCGCGGACGAACGGCGAGGCACGCACGGTCAAGTCGCGCGGTCCTGACATCCCGACGCTGATGTCAACTCACGCTGGAGCTTCAGCTTCGCGTGGGGATGGTGGCCAGCAAGCCGGCGCACCAGGGAGAACGCGAAGCAGCCGTTAAAACCGTTGCGCAGGGAGGGTCGGATGATCCGGCACGTACCTGTGGTTCCTGCCGCCAGCATTTCTTATCGCTGGCGGGCCATGGGTGCGACCGGCACCCGGCCTTCCCTGCGCCCTCTGTTGTTCGAGGGCGAGACGATCGGCAAAGCTCGGGCGCAGAATGCGCCGCGAGGATGATGATGTTTGCCCAGGATGCTCCAATGGAGGGCGTTGTTCGCGGTGA is from Bradyrhizobium sp. ORS 285 and encodes:
- a CDS encoding NAD(P)-dependent oxidoreductase, whose translation is MVAIGFIGLGVMGEPICRNVALKSGTTVLGFDRADAPLQRLAAVGVIRAASLAELAREADVIFMALPSGKHVQAVCDGDDGLLRHAQARHTIVDLGTSPVQATRELAARFAAKGAAYADAPIARTRQAAEDGTLSVMVGADAATFERLRPLIAMFATDITHCGGVGAGQVVKILNNMVLMQTVVALGEALETAKRAGLDPTLLFETLAKGSADSFALRNHGMKAMLPDTYPERAFSTEYARKDIGYALDLARSVQIDLPGAELADRRLGEAIEAGYRDLYWPVLARVIAASWTE
- a CDS encoding IS1182 family transposase yields the protein MTNRPFKSGESREQASLFPPRIEDYVSADNPVRAIDGYVDALDLAKLGFRHADRRAAGAGQPPYAPSDLLKLYLYGYINQIRSSRRLEREACRNLELIWLLKSLKPGYRTIANFRKENWAALKAANRSFVLLLRELDLIGGTLVAVDGALFHGNASKDSIFTRGKLAKQIAKLDEEIEAYGKSLDTNDAAEAKRPDNGKDGNGGGDVGDRIKELMARRERAQSDLENLDKNDKGQVSKTDPDARLLSKGDQTIAGYNVQSVVDDKNKLIVASEVVNRSDVRHLHMMAIAAKENLEVSSLQILADVGYYNSEDIKACEDDGITAYVPLHHGNGKKHTRFTRADFTYDSATDTYRCPAGQALHPTKKLWKNTSGRMERRYLGSVPTCSVCPLKASCLSAKAKSRNVSRWEHEEVLDRHRQRMASEQAGQLMRRRSALVEHPFGTLKCRAGYQHFLVRSFDKVRGEWSLMALSYNFSRVLNILGLNDFLARITAWAIAAQHAASAEANAAREAIPLALIRNWTMIRLWLEVAPRRALLAS